The genomic window TTATTATCCACTAAAACAGTTAATTTCATTTTTAATTCCCCCTTATGAACAAATAGTTATTTTTTTAGCATAACATAAGTTAAAATAGATTGTATAGACTTATATAAATTGTTGGAGGGAAAGAAATGTTTACAGAACAAGTAAAAATCATGTTATATGTGAATGATGTGAATGAATCCAGTAAATTCTGGCAAAGTATCGGCTTTATTGAAAAAGAAAGAGATGCAGTGGATGGCACGATTGTTGTAGAAATTGCCCCTAGTGAGACCTCATCTACGAGAATCGTCTTGTACGAGCTGGCTTTCATTCAGCAACATTCTCCAGAGGTAGCTGGAAATACGCCTTCTTTGATGTTTTTCAGTGAAGATATCACAGGTCTTTATAAAGGAATGCAGGAACAAGGTGTGACTCTTGGGGATCTGGTTCAATTGCCGGGTGGGGACTTGGTATTTAATTTCGCAGATAATGATGGCAATTATTTTGCTGTATCCGAACAATAACAGCAGACTCCTATAGAGAATAACAGCTTTAGAAGAGCTGTATCAGAAAGTAGACAAATATATTCAGTGATTCTATACTTGAAAAGCTGGACGTAGTTGTCTACTTATTTTTTTACTTAATAACTATCTATCATAGAAGCAATTACGCAATGCTAGCTTAGCTTTCCCTAGATTTATCAGTGATGCAAGCAACACTTTCTTGTTTATAAAGAGAAAAACCTCTACGATAATAAAAGGCTAACGAAAGGAAATTTTACGATGGAATTTGGAGAGAAGATTAGAGAACTGAGAAAAGAAAATCAACTAACACAGGAACAGTTTGCGGCACAATTAAATGTAACAAGACAAGCTGTATCGAATTGGGAAAATAACCGTAATCTCCCAGACCTTGAAATGTTGATTTTGATTAGTAGTAAATTTCATATTTCGTTAGATGAATTGATTTTAGGAGGGAACGACATGAACAATATTACAGAAAAATTGATACAGGATGGTAGTGAGACCAGACGAGCAAAATTCAATTTATTTTCCATTATTTTTGGGACCTTTCTATTATTATTTGGATTTGCCTGTCTAGTGATCAAAGCTAACTCAGTAGAGTATATTGACGCTGCTGGAATTTTACATGAGAATTTCTATTTATTACCGATTGGCTTTCTGTTTTTATTTGTTGGTTTGATTGTCTTTATAGTCATAGGAATCAAGTTCCTGTATCATTTGAAAAAAGCTGAATGAGATAGACATACCTAGAAAAAATCCATCTGTATCAAGGTGGATTTTTTATTTTGCCAGCCAGCATCATAATAAGAACGGACTTTTATAAATTTGTGCAATTATCTACAAGCATAAATCTGGTGTTTCGACTTTTCCATTTTATATACTAGAACGGTATGAGTAGAAAGTGACGGATTCTATCACTAAAACATAAAGGAGCTTTACGATGACTTACCAAGTACTTTTATATTATCAATACACGACGATCAAAGAGCCGGAACAATTTGCCAAGGAACATTTGGCCTTTTGTCAGTCGTTGCATTTAAAGGGTAGGATTTTGGTGGCAACTGAAGGAATCAATGGGACGCTGTCTGGGACAGTAGAAGAGACCAACAAGTACATGGAAACGATGCTGGCAGACGAACGTTTTAAAGATACCTTTTTCAAAGTGGATACTGCGGAAGAACATGCCTTCAAAAAAATGTTTGTTCGTGCAAGAAATGAGCTGGTTGCTCTAAATTTGGAAGATGATATCAATCCTTTAGAATTGACAGGAAACTACCTTGACCCGGAAGATTTCCGAGAAGCTTTGATCGATGAAAACACTATTGTGTTGGATGCCAGAAATGATTATGAATATGATCTGGGTCATTTTCGTGGAGCGATTCGTCCAGACATACGAAATTTTAGAGAGCTGCCACAATGGATTCGTGACAATAAAGAACAGTTTATGGATAAAAGGGTGGTCACCTATTGTACAGGCGGGATTCGCTGTGAAAAATTCTCAGGGTGGCTTCTTCGTGAAGGGTTTGAGAATGTTGCTCAGCTGCATGGCGGTATTGCAAATTATGGCAGAGATCCGAAAACGCAAGGTGAATTCTGGGATGGGAAGATGTATGTGTTTGATGAACGAATCAGTGTAGAAATCAATAAAGTTGATAAGCAAGTCATCGGGAAAGACTGGTTTGATGGTACACCGTGTGAACGCTATATCAACTGTGCCAATCCTTATTGCAATAGACAGATTCTTGCCTCAGAAGAAAATGAAGAAAAGCATTTGGGTGGCTGCTCTCCGGAATGTAGTCAGCATCCGGCAAATCGTTATGTACAAAGGCATCATCTGAGTGAAAGCGAAGTTGCCAAACGACTGGCTCAATGAATAAAATAGAAAATGTTGAACAACGAAAGAACATAAATGTGTGTTTCTTTCGTTGTTTTTTGTGTTAGTTAAATGGAGAATACATACATAAACAAGCTCTTTTTCTTATTGACTGAATTGGTAAAATCAAGTATAGTGTATGCAATAACATAGGTTATACGCGTTGAAAAGAAGAGTACAGATTGGTGAATTTTTAAGAGAGCTTCGGTAGGTGAAAAGAAGCAAAGGAAGCAATTTGGAAGATGGTCTTGGAGCAGATGGTCGTGAATCGTCG from Enterococcus sp. 9E7_DIV0242 includes these protein-coding regions:
- a CDS encoding DUF3955 domain-containing protein, translating into MEFGEKIRELRKENQLTQEQFAAQLNVTRQAVSNWENNRNLPDLEMLILISSKFHISLDELILGGNDMNNITEKLIQDGSETRRAKFNLFSIIFGTFLLLFGFACLVIKANSVEYIDAAGILHENFYLLPIGFLFLFVGLIVFIVIGIKFLYHLKKAE
- a CDS encoding VOC family protein, whose protein sequence is MFTEQVKIMLYVNDVNESSKFWQSIGFIEKERDAVDGTIVVEIAPSETSSTRIVLYELAFIQQHSPEVAGNTPSLMFFSEDITGLYKGMQEQGVTLGDLVQLPGGDLVFNFADNDGNYFAVSEQ
- a CDS encoding rhodanese-related sulfurtransferase, whose translation is MTYQVLLYYQYTTIKEPEQFAKEHLAFCQSLHLKGRILVATEGINGTLSGTVEETNKYMETMLADERFKDTFFKVDTAEEHAFKKMFVRARNELVALNLEDDINPLELTGNYLDPEDFREALIDENTIVLDARNDYEYDLGHFRGAIRPDIRNFRELPQWIRDNKEQFMDKRVVTYCTGGIRCEKFSGWLLREGFENVAQLHGGIANYGRDPKTQGEFWDGKMYVFDERISVEINKVDKQVIGKDWFDGTPCERYINCANPYCNRQILASEENEEKHLGGCSPECSQHPANRYVQRHHLSESEVAKRLAQ